The following are encoded together in the Coffea arabica cultivar ET-39 chromosome 1c, Coffea Arabica ET-39 HiFi, whole genome shotgun sequence genome:
- the LOC113694822 gene encoding F-box/FBD/LRR-repeat protein At5g22660, which produces MADPPEKKMLKRIPDGDNMDRLSALPNCVLLRILSRFKTKDAAATSVLSTRWRDLFVSLPDVDLSFRVDGDASDRDRMFSDFTDFANRVVRQRNKASIGTIVVDVMHFVKSYRLAFESLLISAAAALSSCNVQQLLISVRMDKTTERFSIPIPPGIFSSKTLVSLTVDIEVDWNAPDFVWLPNLKYLYLFEFRLVDEDSIQRLLQGCPLLEQLMLFVQPFSYESESEEGIEVEVLHISSPSLKSLVLSWNAKVELEFTVVVQSENLESLLCSLQGQHKVTIDAPNLKSLTVEGHVLEVHINQSLVSIDKAVVHAEFLHNVTNGSDLFSRVQHAFKFISGLQNVKSLNLSENILKALYCSQRVLPKFKDLNKLKLSHFRCHAFPRNPYSKVLSSLFESSPNLEVLIIDEVLKDSEDEELDSVFQEVLSLAFVGQLKEIEIRSFEGEEHEFKLIEYFLKNGKSLKKMDLIRDSWKTESDGCHRILSSKKCAVDCQILFITKWDLLQSLFLKRH; this is translated from the exons ATGGCTGATCCTCCAGAAAAGAAGATGCTTAAAAGAATCCCAGATGGTGATAATATGGACAGGTTGAGTGCACTTCCGAACTGTGTTCTGCTTCGCATCCTTTCGCGTTTCAAGACAAAAGATGCTGCAGCAACCTCAGTTCTGTCCACTAGATGGAGAGATCTTTTTGTTTCTCTTCCTGATGTTGATCTAAGTTTCCGTGTGGATGGTGATGCTTCTGACCGTGATAGGATGTTCTCTGATTTTACAGATTTTGCCAATAGAGTGGTTCGACAGCGGAATAAGGCTTCAATTGGAACGATTGTAGTCGATGTGATGCATTTTGTTAAAAGTTACCGCCTGGCTTTTGAGTCATTGTTGATATCTGCCGCTGCTGCACTTTCTTCTTGCAATGTCCAACAACTCCTTATTTCGGTTCGAATGGATAAAACAACTGAGCGATTCTCTATACCTATTCCACCTGGAATTTTTTCATCTAAAACTCTGGTTTCTTTAACAGTGGACATTGAGGTGGATTGGAATGCCCCTGATTTTGTTTGGTTGCCAAACCTCAAGTATCTTTACTTATTTGAATTCAGATTGGTAGATGAAGATTCTATTCAGAGGCTACTTCAAGGTTGCCCTTTGCTTGAACAACTGATGTTATTTGTGCAACCTTTCAGCTATGAGAGTGAGAGTGAAGAAGGCATTGAAGTTGAAGTTCTTCATATCTCGAGTCCCTCATTGAAGAGCCTGGTGCTCTCTTGgaatgcaaaagttgaattagAGTTCACTGTTGTTGTGCAGTCAGAAAATCTTGAGTCTTTGTTATGCTCCCTCCAGGGGCAGCACAAAGTTACCATAGATGCCCCAAATCTGAAGTCCCTGACTGTTGAGGGTCATGTACTTGAAGTACACATAAATCAAAGTCTAGTATCTATTGACAAGGCAGTAGTACATGCCGAATTTCTGCATAATGTGACAAATGGCAGCGACTTATTTTCACGTGTTCAGCATGCTTTTAAGTTTATTAGTGGGTTGCAAAATGTGAAATCACTGAATTTGTCAGAGAACATTCTGAAg GCTCTGTATTGTTCTCAACGGGTCTTGCCAAAATTCAAAGACTTGAACAAATTGAAGCTCAGTCATTTTCGTTGCCATGCATTTCCTCGCAATCCTTATTCTAAAGTGTTGTCAAGCTTATTTGAAAGTTCACCCAACCTTGAAGTGCTTATCATTGATGAA GTCCTCAAGGACAGTGAAGACGAGGAACTTGATTCTGTTTTTCAAGAGGTTCTCTCATTAGCTTTTGTTGGACAACTTAAGGAAATAGAAATCAGAAGTTTTGAGGGGGAGGAACATGAATTCAAGCTGATAGAGTACTTTTTGAAGAATGGAAAATCTTTAAAGAAGATGGATCTCATTAGAGACAGTTGGAAGACTGAATCAGATGGTTGTCACAGGATATTGTCATCCAAGAAGTGTGCGGTGGATTGCCAGATTCTGTTCATAACGAAATGGGATTTGCTGCAGAGCTTATTTCTTAAAAGGCACTGA